Proteins encoded in a region of the Pigmentiphaga litoralis genome:
- a CDS encoding LysR family transcriptional regulator, which translates to MAIVDAHKLDLNLLLVFEALYLERNVTRAGQRVGLSQPSMSNALVRLRAQCGDALFVRTPSGMEPTPYATALSGNVLRALDLMRATFEQSAAFDPATARRTFTLLMSDFSQFLVLPPLMARLKQVAPRVRLDVSAMDRDQYRAALESGEADLAVGHLQELQSGFYQTGLFVDQHVCVMGRDFRMAGDAITMDEYLAANHLVVTNNKTDLQIDRDLARQGHRRRVALSVPRYLVLPPLLAQTDFIVTVTEAIAQAIDDAIGVRWCPLPFPTPLTRIRQFWHARYHHDPGNSWLRQQIAELQIGATLRKIGSPCPRSEPVS; encoded by the coding sequence ATGGCCATCGTCGACGCGCACAAGCTGGACCTGAATCTGCTGCTGGTGTTCGAGGCGCTGTACCTTGAACGCAATGTGACGCGCGCCGGACAGCGCGTCGGGCTGTCGCAGCCATCGATGAGCAATGCGCTGGTCCGCTTGCGCGCGCAGTGCGGCGACGCGCTGTTCGTGCGCACGCCGTCGGGCATGGAGCCCACGCCGTACGCCACGGCGCTGTCGGGCAATGTGCTGCGGGCGCTCGATCTGATGCGCGCCACGTTCGAACAGTCGGCCGCCTTTGATCCGGCCACCGCGCGGCGTACGTTCACGCTGCTGATGTCGGACTTCTCCCAGTTTTTGGTGTTGCCACCGCTGATGGCGCGGCTCAAGCAGGTCGCGCCGCGTGTGCGGCTGGATGTGAGCGCGATGGATCGTGACCAGTACCGCGCCGCGCTGGAAAGCGGCGAAGCCGATCTGGCGGTGGGCCACCTGCAGGAATTGCAGAGCGGCTTCTACCAGACCGGCTTGTTCGTGGACCAGCACGTGTGCGTGATGGGACGCGATTTCCGGATGGCCGGCGACGCCATCACGATGGATGAATATCTGGCCGCCAACCATCTGGTTGTCACCAACAACAAAACCGACCTGCAGATCGACCGCGACCTGGCGCGGCAGGGCCACCGGCGCCGGGTGGCGTTGAGCGTGCCGCGTTACCTGGTGCTGCCGCCGCTGCTGGCGCAGACGGATTTCATCGTGACCGTGACCGAGGCGATTGCCCAGGCGATCGATGATGCGATCGGCGTGCGCTGGTGCCCCTTGCCGTTCCCCACGCCGCTGACGCGTATCCGCCAGTTCTGGCATGCCCGCTATCACCACGACCCGGGCAATAGTTGGCTGCGTCAACAGATTGCCGAACTGCAGATCGGGGCGACCCTGCGCAAGATCGGCAGCCCCTGTCCGCGCTCGGAGCCGGTGTCATGA
- a CDS encoding FAD-containing oxidoreductase: MSRAFDAIIIGAGQAGPPLAGRLSAAGMTVAVVERHLVGGTCVNDGCMPTKALVASAYAAHMARRAADFGVAVDGDVSVDMTRIRARRETISGNARNGVEKWLAGMEHCTLFRGHARFESPTSVRVDDELLTSDRIFINVGARALVPDMPGVHDVPTLNNTGILDLDVLPPHLVVIGGSYIGLEFAQMYRRFGSQVTVVEKGPRLVSREDPDVSDAIRGILEAEGIDVRTEAECIHFTPQGDQVEVGLHCGNDPALMATHVLLAVGRVPNTDDLGLDAAGITVDKRGYIEVDDQLRTNVPGIWAMGDCNGKGAFTHTSYNDFEIVAANLLDNDPRKVSDRLSVYALYIDPPLGRVGMSETQARASGRKVLVGKRPMTRVGRAVEKSETQGFMKVVVDAETKSILGAAILGTGGDEAIHGIIDIMSAGAPYTTLQRTVHIHPTVSELIPTVLGDLKPLE; this comes from the coding sequence ATGAGCCGCGCCTTTGACGCCATCATCATCGGGGCGGGGCAGGCGGGGCCGCCGCTGGCCGGCCGGCTCAGCGCGGCAGGGATGACCGTGGCGGTGGTCGAACGTCACTTGGTGGGCGGCACGTGCGTCAATGATGGCTGCATGCCGACCAAGGCGCTGGTGGCCAGCGCGTATGCCGCCCACATGGCGCGGCGCGCGGCGGACTTTGGCGTGGCGGTCGATGGCGACGTGTCGGTGGACATGACGCGCATTCGCGCGCGCCGCGAGACGATCTCGGGCAACGCCCGCAATGGTGTCGAGAAGTGGCTGGCGGGCATGGAGCACTGCACGCTGTTTCGCGGCCATGCGCGCTTCGAGTCGCCCACGTCGGTACGTGTGGACGATGAGCTGCTGACGTCGGATCGCATCTTCATCAATGTGGGCGCGCGGGCATTGGTGCCGGACATGCCGGGCGTGCATGACGTGCCCACGCTCAACAACACCGGCATCCTGGACCTGGATGTGCTGCCGCCGCATCTGGTGGTGATCGGCGGGAGCTATATCGGGCTGGAATTCGCGCAGATGTATCGCCGCTTCGGCAGCCAGGTGACGGTGGTCGAAAAAGGGCCGCGCCTGGTATCGCGCGAAGACCCGGATGTGTCGGACGCGATCCGCGGCATTCTCGAGGCCGAAGGCATCGACGTGCGCACCGAGGCCGAGTGCATCCATTTCACGCCGCAGGGTGACCAGGTTGAAGTGGGCCTGCATTGCGGGAACGATCCGGCGCTGATGGCCACGCACGTGCTGCTGGCCGTGGGGCGCGTGCCGAATACCGATGACCTCGGGCTGGACGCCGCCGGCATCACTGTCGACAAGCGCGGCTACATCGAGGTCGATGACCAGCTGCGCACCAACGTGCCGGGCATCTGGGCGATGGGCGATTGCAATGGCAAGGGCGCGTTCACGCACACGTCCTACAACGACTTCGAGATCGTGGCCGCCAATCTGCTGGACAACGATCCCCGCAAGGTCAGCGATCGGCTGTCGGTCTATGCCTTGTATATCGATCCGCCGCTGGGCCGCGTGGGCATGAGCGAGACGCAGGCGCGCGCATCGGGCCGCAAGGTGCTGGTCGGCAAACGCCCCATGACACGGGTGGGACGCGCGGTGGAAAAGTCCGAGACCCAGGGCTTCATGAAGGTGGTGGTGGATGCCGAGACGAAGTCCATTCTTGGCGCCGCGATCCTGGGTACAGGTGGGGACGAAGCCATCCACGGCATCATCGACATCATGTCGGCCGGCGCGCCGTACACGACGCTGCAGCGCACGGTGCACATTCATCCCACGGTCTCGGAACTGATCCCGACCGTGCTAGGCGACCTCAAACCGCTGGAGTGA
- a CDS encoding DUF4126 family protein, protein MLNIYVLAGLIGIVCGLRAMTGPAVVSWAAYLGLLPVADTWLDFLSYPATPYILTALAVLELIADQLPQTPPRIVPVQFGTRILTGAVCGAALAFGVAPITGLVLGAVGAIIGTLVGYTVRRKLVAANGGRDFPVALAEDVIAIAAAIGIVVMAS, encoded by the coding sequence ATGTTGAATATCTATGTGCTGGCCGGGCTGATCGGCATCGTGTGCGGTCTTCGCGCGATGACGGGTCCGGCCGTGGTCAGCTGGGCGGCCTATCTGGGCCTGCTGCCGGTGGCGGACACCTGGCTCGACTTTCTGAGCTATCCCGCAACGCCCTACATCCTGACCGCGCTGGCCGTGCTCGAGCTGATTGCCGACCAGTTGCCGCAGACGCCGCCGCGCATCGTGCCGGTGCAGTTCGGCACCCGCATCCTGACGGGCGCGGTGTGCGGCGCGGCGCTGGCGTTCGGCGTGGCGCCGATTACCGGCCTGGTGCTGGGCGCGGTGGGCGCGATCATCGGCACGCTGGTGGGCTATACCGTGCGGCGCAAGCTGGTCGCCGCCAATGGCGGGCGCGATTTTCCGGTCGCGCTGGCTGAAGATGTCATTGCGATCGCGGCGGCGATCGGCATCGTGGTGATGGCATCATGA
- a CDS encoding IclR family transcriptional regulator: protein MTSDTSTELRGAGGVQALETGLSVLDAFAGFVRPAMLKDIAHAASMHPAKAHRYLVSFIKFGYVEQDAHGRYSLGRNALRMGLAGLAQVDAIRLVTPLLDELSITVGETVLAAVWGNRGPTVVQWRDSPHPVTVNVRPGSVMPLLASATGRVFAAFLDPALTASLIADELKERKAARLKRFPDTAKDVKELVRTVRDSHVGVVVGDLVPGINSVSAPVFDHDGRLVLAITALGNDAVFDADPAGPIADAVRQAARTLSDRLGHGVLPDA from the coding sequence ATGACCTCCGACACCAGCACCGAACTGCGCGGCGCGGGCGGCGTGCAAGCCCTGGAAACGGGCCTGTCCGTGCTCGACGCCTTTGCCGGTTTCGTTCGCCCGGCCATGCTCAAGGACATTGCCCATGCTGCGTCCATGCATCCGGCCAAGGCGCACCGCTATCTGGTCAGCTTCATCAAGTTCGGCTATGTGGAGCAGGACGCGCATGGCCGCTACAGCCTGGGCCGCAATGCCCTGCGCATGGGGCTGGCCGGGCTGGCGCAGGTCGATGCGATCCGGCTGGTCACGCCGCTGCTGGATGAACTGAGCATCACGGTCGGCGAAACGGTGCTGGCGGCAGTCTGGGGCAATCGTGGGCCGACCGTGGTGCAGTGGCGCGACTCGCCTCACCCGGTCACCGTCAATGTGCGGCCCGGGTCCGTCATGCCCTTGCTCGCGTCGGCCACGGGCCGCGTCTTTGCCGCGTTCCTGGACCCCGCCCTGACAGCGTCGCTGATTGCCGATGAACTGAAGGAACGCAAGGCCGCGCGGCTGAAACGTTTTCCTGACACGGCCAAGGACGTGAAGGAATTGGTGCGTACAGTGCGCGACAGCCATGTCGGGGTGGTGGTCGGGGATCTGGTGCCTGGCATCAATTCGGTCAGCGCACCGGTGTTCGATCATGACGGCCGCCTGGTGCTGGCCATTACCGCGCTGGGTAATGATGCCGTGTTCGACGCCGACCCGGCGGGTCCGATTGCCGATGCCGTGCGGCAGGCGGCGCGGACCCTGTCGGATCGGCTGGGGCATGGGGTGTTGCCGGACGCTTAG
- a CDS encoding Bug family tripartite tricarboxylate transporter substrate binding protein — protein sequence MPLQARAAWPDKPITLIVPFPPGGGTDLVVRSLQAGLSQRLGQTVVITNVGGAGGTIGSAQAARARPDGYTALAVTTSTHAVAASLYKQLPYDPVSDFSYAGFIGTSPYVLVANTTLKASTVADLAKVLKAKGSGSYASVGAGTVSHLLGEMFAKDGGLTLTHIPYRGAAPAYTDLIGNQVDILFDNPVGLAPFVRSGKMTALATTAPTPILPDVPTFAQQGMPAYTQQLWYGLAFPKGTPADIVTRTNAALNAVLNDPAVAQDLAAKGVAVRADTPDALTTAVAHDVPFWGKLVRSIGVQLD from the coding sequence GTGCCCCTCCAGGCCCGCGCCGCGTGGCCCGACAAACCCATCACGCTGATCGTGCCCTTCCCGCCCGGCGGCGGCACCGACCTGGTGGTGCGGTCCCTGCAGGCCGGCCTGAGCCAGCGGCTGGGCCAGACCGTGGTCATCACCAACGTCGGCGGCGCGGGGGGCACCATCGGGTCGGCCCAGGCCGCCCGCGCGCGCCCGGACGGCTACACCGCCCTGGCCGTCACGACCAGCACGCATGCCGTGGCGGCCAGCCTGTACAAACAGCTGCCCTACGACCCGGTGTCGGACTTCAGCTATGCCGGCTTCATCGGCACGTCGCCCTATGTGCTGGTGGCCAACACAACCTTGAAAGCAAGCACGGTGGCGGATCTGGCTAAGGTGCTGAAGGCCAAAGGCAGCGGCAGCTACGCGTCGGTCGGCGCGGGCACCGTGTCGCATCTGCTGGGCGAAATGTTCGCGAAAGACGGCGGACTGACCCTGACCCACATCCCCTATCGCGGCGCGGCGCCGGCTTACACCGATCTGATCGGCAACCAGGTCGACATCCTGTTCGACAATCCCGTCGGGCTCGCCCCCTTCGTGCGCAGCGGCAAAATGACGGCGCTGGCCACCACGGCGCCCACGCCCATCCTGCCCGATGTGCCGACCTTTGCGCAGCAAGGCATGCCCGCCTACACGCAGCAACTCTGGTACGGTCTGGCCTTCCCGAAAGGCACGCCGGCCGATATCGTGACGCGCACCAACGCCGCGTTGAATGCCGTGCTGAACGATCCGGCGGTGGCGCAGGATCTGGCCGCCAAGGGCGTGGCCGTGCGCGCCGACACGCCCGACGCGCTGACGACCGCCGTGGCCCATGACGTCCCCTTCTGGGGCAAACTCGTCCGATCGATTGGAGTCCAGCTTGACTGA
- the hmgA gene encoding homogentisate 1,2-dioxygenase: MSGFANEFATEALPGALPVGRNSPQRAPYGLYAEQLSGTAFTAPRSHNRRSWLYRIRPAAVHLPFEPLPDDGRLVSDFGRVPPTPPNQLRWDPLPMPDAPTDFVDGLLTMAGNGSADAMDGCAIHLYAANQSMTRFFYSADGELLIVPQQGRLVLDTEMGRITIEPQEIAVIPRGCRFRVTLPDGEACGYVCENFGALLRLPDLGVIGSNGLANPRDFLTPNAAYEDVEGEFDLVAKFGGALWRARIGHSPLDVVAWHGNYAPYKYDLRRFNAVGSITYDHPDPSIFLVLHAPTDTPGVDSLDFVIFPPRWLTAEDTFRPPWFHRNVASEFMGLVHGAYDAKAEGFVPGGASLHNCMSGHGPDAGTFEKASNADTRSPHKIGDTMAFMFETRTIIKPTQRALASSQLQANYFQCWQDLARHFTPETP, encoded by the coding sequence ATGTCGGGCTTCGCGAACGAATTCGCGACCGAAGCCTTGCCAGGCGCGCTGCCCGTGGGCCGCAACTCGCCCCAACGCGCGCCATATGGCCTGTACGCCGAGCAGCTGTCCGGCACCGCCTTCACGGCGCCGCGCAGCCACAACCGGCGGTCCTGGCTGTACCGGATCCGGCCCGCCGCCGTGCATTTGCCCTTCGAGCCCTTGCCTGACGATGGCCGCCTGGTCAGCGATTTTGGCCGCGTGCCGCCCACCCCGCCCAATCAGTTGCGCTGGGATCCGCTCCCCATGCCGGATGCGCCCACGGACTTCGTGGACGGCCTGCTCACCATGGCGGGCAACGGGTCGGCCGATGCGATGGACGGCTGCGCCATCCACCTGTACGCCGCCAACCAATCCATGACGCGCTTCTTTTACAGCGCCGACGGCGAACTGCTGATCGTGCCGCAACAGGGGCGGCTGGTGCTGGATACCGAGATGGGCCGCATCACGATCGAGCCGCAGGAAATTGCCGTGATCCCGCGCGGCTGCCGCTTCCGGGTGACGCTGCCCGATGGCGAAGCGTGCGGCTATGTGTGCGAGAACTTTGGCGCCTTGTTGCGTCTGCCCGACCTGGGCGTGATCGGGTCCAACGGCCTGGCCAATCCCCGTGACTTCCTGACGCCCAACGCCGCGTATGAAGACGTGGAAGGCGAGTTCGATCTGGTCGCGAAATTTGGTGGCGCCCTGTGGCGTGCGCGTATCGGCCATTCGCCGCTGGACGTGGTCGCCTGGCATGGCAACTACGCGCCCTACAAGTACGACCTGCGCCGCTTCAATGCGGTCGGCTCGATCACCTACGACCATCCGGATCCGTCGATCTTCCTGGTGTTGCATGCCCCGACCGATACCCCTGGCGTCGACAGCCTGGACTTCGTGATCTTCCCGCCGCGCTGGCTGACGGCTGAAGATACCTTCCGGCCGCCCTGGTTCCACCGCAACGTGGCCAGTGAATTCATGGGTCTGGTCCATGGCGCCTACGACGCCAAGGCCGAAGGTTTCGTGCCGGGCGGCGCCAGCCTGCACAACTGCATGTCGGGCCATGGTCCGGACGCCGGCACGTTCGAAAAAGCATCGAATGCCGACACCCGCTCGCCCCACAAGATCGGCGACACCATGGCCTTCATGTTCGAGACCCGCACTATCATCAAGCCGACCCAGCGCGCGCTGGCGTCGTCGCAATTGCAAGCCAACTATTTCCAGTGCTGGCAGGACCTGGCACGGCACTTTACTCCGGAGACCCCATGA
- a CDS encoding cytochrome P450, whose protein sequence is MHSNSPSLAADPRALADSFDLAHLPAEFYDDPFPTYHALREHAPVKQLPGGGVFLTRYADLIAAYKSTRVYSSDKKVEFKPKFGDSLLFEHHTTSLVFNDPPLHTRVRRLIAGALTPRAIAGMEPGLIRLVDTLLDRMADKGEVDLIEDFAAAIPVEVIGNLLDVPHDEREPLREWSLAILGALEPVVTPAAAQEGNAALRQFLDYLDGLIAQRRASPGDPEHDVLTRLLQGEPDGERLTSAELLHNCVFLLNAGHETTTNLIGNGLVALAQYPDQKARLIAEPDLIKPAIEEVLRFESSNQLGNRMTTETVEIGGVTLPPGTSVTLCIGAANRDPEQFPDPDRFDIARSPNRHLAFGSGIHQCAGMSLARLEGAIAISRFLARFPDYTLTAPPVRGGRARFRGFLHVPARVHG, encoded by the coding sequence ATGCACAGCAATTCCCCCAGCCTGGCCGCGGATCCGCGCGCTCTGGCCGACAGCTTCGACCTGGCCCATTTGCCGGCCGAGTTCTACGACGATCCCTTCCCGACCTATCACGCGCTGCGCGAGCACGCGCCGGTCAAGCAGTTGCCAGGCGGCGGCGTTTTCCTGACGCGTTACGCCGATCTGATCGCGGCCTACAAAAGCACACGGGTCTACAGCAGCGACAAGAAGGTCGAGTTCAAACCCAAGTTTGGCGATTCGCTGCTGTTCGAGCATCACACCACCAGCCTGGTCTTTAACGACCCGCCGCTGCACACCCGCGTGCGCCGGCTGATCGCGGGTGCCCTGACACCGCGCGCCATAGCAGGGATGGAGCCGGGTTTGATCCGCCTGGTCGACACGTTGCTGGACCGCATGGCGGACAAGGGCGAGGTCGATCTGATCGAAGATTTTGCCGCGGCGATTCCCGTCGAGGTGATCGGCAATCTGCTTGACGTGCCGCACGACGAACGCGAGCCGCTGCGCGAATGGTCCCTGGCGATCCTGGGCGCGCTGGAACCGGTGGTGACGCCGGCTGCGGCGCAGGAAGGCAACGCGGCCTTGCGCCAGTTCCTGGATTACCTGGACGGGCTGATCGCGCAGCGCCGCGCATCGCCCGGCGATCCCGAGCATGACGTGCTGACGCGTCTGCTGCAGGGCGAGCCCGATGGCGAACGGCTCACGTCCGCCGAGCTGCTGCACAACTGTGTGTTCCTGCTCAACGCCGGCCATGAAACCACCACCAATCTGATCGGCAACGGGCTGGTCGCGCTGGCGCAGTATCCGGACCAGAAGGCGCGGCTGATTGCCGAGCCGGACCTGATCAAGCCCGCGATCGAAGAAGTGCTGCGCTTCGAAAGCTCGAATCAGCTGGGCAACCGGATGACGACCGAGACGGTGGAGATCGGCGGCGTGACGCTGCCGCCCGGCACGTCGGTCACGCTCTGTATCGGCGCGGCCAACCGCGACCCCGAACAGTTCCCCGATCCCGACCGCTTCGATATTGCGCGGTCACCCAACCGGCACCTGGCCTTCGGCAGCGGCATTCATCAGTGTGCTGGCATGTCGCTGGCGCGGCTGGAAGGCGCGATTGCGATCTCGCGTTTCCTGGCGCGCTTTCCGGATTACACGTTGACGGCGCCCCCGGTACGCGGCGGCCGCGCGCGCTTTCGCGGCTTCCTGCATGTGCCGGCGCGGGTGCATGGGTGA
- a CDS encoding PhzF family phenazine biosynthesis protein translates to MPEPRAGEAALLRVFVDPAQSGEGGRGGNPVPLVLDATGMSADAMRELAARQGHESSFVLPPEDPAAHDWRLRFFVPGHEMEMCGHATVGTLWALRQWGRWTTPQARVQTLSGSVDVSWDAARGWAWVSQPAATVQALNDDQRDAIARVLNIDPALPGLHVVNASTSRVKTLVRVPDAATLDAIVPDLGAVEALCDAIGSTGLYPYALEATGATARQFPKKSGYPEDAATGIAAAALWGYLHAHADRPVTSASDALFTVRQGVAMGAPSAIQVRTRGDAPGCWLSGDVEWMR, encoded by the coding sequence ATGCCCGAACCCCGCGCAGGCGAAGCCGCCCTGCTTCGCGTTTTTGTGGACCCTGCGCAAAGCGGCGAAGGCGGCCGGGGCGGCAACCCCGTGCCCCTGGTGCTGGACGCCACCGGCATGAGCGCCGACGCGATGCGCGAGCTGGCCGCGCGGCAGGGTCATGAATCGTCGTTTGTGCTGCCGCCCGAAGACCCCGCCGCGCACGACTGGCGCCTGCGCTTTTTTGTGCCGGGCCACGAAATGGAAATGTGCGGCCACGCCACCGTCGGCACCTTGTGGGCGCTGCGCCAATGGGGACGATGGACGACGCCGCAAGCCCGCGTGCAGACCCTGAGCGGCAGCGTGGACGTCTCGTGGGACGCGGCTCGTGGCTGGGCCTGGGTGTCGCAACCCGCGGCCACGGTGCAGGCCCTGAACGACGACCAACGCGACGCGATTGCACGTGTACTGAACATTGACCCTGCCCTGCCCGGTCTGCACGTCGTCAACGCCAGCACCAGCCGCGTCAAGACCCTGGTGCGGGTGCCCGACGCGGCGACGCTCGACGCCATCGTGCCGGATCTTGGCGCGGTCGAAGCGCTGTGCGACGCCATCGGGTCGACGGGCCTGTACCCTTACGCCCTTGAAGCCACCGGCGCCACCGCGCGGCAGTTTCCCAAAAAGTCCGGCTACCCCGAAGACGCCGCCACCGGCATTGCCGCGGCGGCATTGTGGGGCTATCTGCATGCCCATGCCGACCGGCCCGTGACCTCGGCAAGCGACGCGCTCTTCACGGTGCGGCAAGGCGTGGCGATGGGCGCGCCGTCGGCCATCCAGGTCCGCACTCGCGGCGATGCGCCAGGCTGCTGGCTCAGTGGCGACGTGGAGTGGATGCGGTAG
- a CDS encoding helix-turn-helix domain-containing protein, producing MLSSKLDLIARDGYALAASRQPGYAFRWHTHDCAMLLWPRAGALLTAWGGPVTLQDRLVKGQALLLPAHVAHRTRSDSALQQHGELYLAPEWVQGWEAGGVLQLDGAAQAMLDALWMPALSAEAAPGLVHALIAQLSGSRVRPAPAAPPAGLAQRWRALLETRLADGAALPTVAESASWLGVTMRTLQRACLAEFGQTPVTLRRSLLAAAARAHLAAGASLAQVSAELGFANSGHLGRLLRDVPVAPAQAPDVPHAPDTAGRPSASSPD from the coding sequence ATGCTTTCTTCCAAGCTCGACCTGATTGCTCGCGATGGCTATGCGCTCGCGGCCAGCCGGCAGCCGGGCTACGCCTTCCGGTGGCACACGCACGACTGCGCGATGCTGCTGTGGCCGCGCGCGGGTGCGCTGCTGACGGCGTGGGGCGGACCCGTCACCCTGCAGGACCGCCTCGTCAAAGGCCAGGCCTTGCTGCTGCCCGCGCATGTCGCGCATCGCACGCGATCGGACAGCGCCTTGCAGCAGCATGGCGAGCTGTATCTGGCGCCCGAGTGGGTGCAGGGATGGGAAGCCGGGGGCGTGCTGCAACTGGATGGTGCGGCACAGGCCATGCTCGATGCGCTGTGGATGCCTGCCCTGTCGGCCGAGGCCGCGCCCGGGCTGGTGCATGCACTGATCGCGCAGCTGTCGGGCAGCCGCGTCAGGCCTGCCCCGGCCGCACCGCCTGCGGGGCTGGCGCAGCGATGGCGGGCCCTGCTGGAGACCCGGCTGGCCGATGGCGCAGCGTTGCCCACCGTGGCCGAGTCGGCATCCTGGCTGGGGGTGACGATGCGCACCTTGCAGCGCGCCTGCCTGGCCGAATTCGGCCAGACGCCGGTGACCCTGCGGCGCTCATTGCTTGCCGCCGCCGCCCGCGCGCACCTGGCCGCCGGCGCGTCGCTGGCGCAGGTCAGCGCCGAATTGGGGTTTGCCAACAGCGGGCACCTGGGACGCTTGCTGCGGGACGTGCCGGTGGCGCCGGCGCAAGCGCCCGATGTGCCCCATGCACCCGACACAGCCGGACGCCCGTCCGCCTCTTCGCCGGACTAA
- a CDS encoding Bug family tripartite tricarboxylate transporter substrate binding protein, translating to MDRREVLRFGIACSALGLAGKAGAQDAFPNKMMKVVVAYPPGGVTDLAARLIAEILTKEYGKPAIVENKGGGTGTVAQQYILQQPHDGHVLLSGGLGGQVLPVILNPNLPVNPQTNFVPVAQLAEFVNVLVVGKDIKAQSVAELIEYARSRPGKLNYATNGVGTSAHFTSELLNLQAGTQFVHIPYRSSGEIISGLRNGDVHIAFANAPTVNTLVQGGTLRALAVTSAQRSKALPNVPTMVESGLPEFVVTSWLGAYAPVGTPPDIVKKLGDVIVKGAQLPENVQRLETAGFQLAVKDSAAYADFNRDELTRWKDVARRANIQPES from the coding sequence ATGGATCGTCGAGAGGTATTGCGTTTTGGGATTGCCTGTTCGGCCTTGGGGCTGGCGGGGAAGGCAGGCGCGCAAGACGCCTTTCCGAACAAGATGATGAAGGTGGTGGTGGCCTATCCGCCAGGCGGCGTAACCGACTTGGCGGCCCGCCTGATTGCCGAGATCCTGACCAAGGAATACGGCAAGCCGGCCATCGTCGAAAACAAGGGCGGTGGCACCGGCACCGTGGCGCAGCAGTACATCCTGCAGCAGCCGCACGATGGCCATGTGCTGCTGTCGGGCGGCCTCGGCGGGCAGGTGCTGCCCGTGATCCTGAACCCGAACCTGCCGGTGAATCCGCAGACCAACTTTGTTCCGGTCGCGCAGCTGGCCGAATTCGTGAACGTGCTGGTGGTGGGCAAGGACATCAAGGCACAAAGCGTGGCCGAACTGATCGAGTACGCCAGGTCGCGGCCCGGAAAGTTGAATTACGCAACCAATGGCGTGGGCACCTCGGCCCACTTCACGTCGGAACTGCTGAACCTGCAGGCCGGCACGCAGTTCGTGCACATCCCCTACCGATCCAGTGGCGAGATCATTTCCGGCCTGCGCAATGGCGACGTCCATATTGCCTTTGCCAATGCGCCGACCGTGAACACGCTGGTGCAGGGCGGCACGCTGCGCGCGCTGGCGGTGACCAGTGCGCAGCGCAGCAAGGCGTTGCCCAACGTGCCGACCATGGTCGAATCGGGGCTGCCGGAATTCGTGGTGACCAGCTGGCTGGGTGCGTACGCGCCGGTCGGCACGCCACCCGACATCGTGAAAAAACTGGGTGATGTCATCGTCAAGGGCGCGCAGTTGCCCGAGAACGTGCAGCGCCTGGAAACGGCCGGCTTCCAGCTGGCCGTCAAGGACAGCGCCGCCTATGCGGACTTCAATCGAGACGAACTCACGCGCTGGAAAGACGTGGCCCGGCGCGCCAACATCCAACCGGAAAGCTGA